One window from the genome of Gemmatimonadota bacterium encodes:
- a CDS encoding PadR family transcriptional regulator, protein MNDDKSRNDMIKGTLDLLILKVLSLEPLHGWGISERIQDMSRAVLEVNQGALYPALHRLVRRGWITSSWATTENNRRARYYALTAEGRRQLGAEVVHWQRLSAAVDRIVAAT, encoded by the coding sequence GTGAACGACGACAAGTCCCGCAACGACATGATCAAGGGGACCCTGGATCTGCTGATCCTGAAGGTCCTGTCGCTGGAGCCCCTGCACGGCTGGGGCATCAGCGAGCGCATTCAGGACATGTCCCGCGCCGTGCTGGAGGTGAACCAGGGGGCGCTCTATCCGGCGCTCCACAGGCTCGTGCGGCGGGGCTGGATCACGTCGTCCTGGGCGACGACCGAGAACAACAGACGCGCGCGCTACTATGCGCTTACGGCTGAAGGACGAAGACAGCTCGGCGCCGAGGTCGTGCACTGGCAACGGCTGTCCGCTGCGGTCGACAGGATCGTCGCGGCGACCTGA
- a CDS encoding NAD(P)H-binding protein, which yields MSLRVLIAGATGALGSHVVREALARGHQVRALVRHRALPDDIVERVEAHRGDALSAAGLGRACASIDVVFSCAGASVLPDLRRGRRSFHRVDLPANRNLIGAATGEGVRRFVYVGVAGHEALGHLRYVAAHEAVVDVLRASKLSHAVIRPVGFFSAFATLLDFARKGSVPLIGDGSARTNPIHEADLARVCVDAVEEAGVGEAAVGGPEVLSRRQIAEFALAALGAPQKIRVVPSLAAKLVGAVIRPINPRVADLTAFYARVSNEDLIAPRYGTRRIAEYFEQLVAA from the coding sequence ATGTCTCTTCGCGTTTTGATCGCCGGCGCGACCGGGGCGCTGGGCAGCCACGTGGTCCGTGAGGCGCTCGCGCGAGGCCACCAGGTCCGCGCGCTCGTCCGGCACCGGGCACTGCCGGACGATATCGTAGAACGGGTCGAGGCGCACCGCGGAGACGCGCTCAGCGCGGCTGGGCTAGGACGGGCCTGCGCCAGTATCGACGTCGTGTTCTCCTGCGCGGGGGCGAGCGTCCTTCCCGATCTGCGCCGCGGTCGTCGGAGCTTCCACCGCGTCGATTTGCCGGCAAATCGTAACCTGATAGGGGCCGCGACGGGCGAGGGCGTACGCCGCTTCGTTTATGTCGGTGTAGCCGGTCACGAAGCGCTCGGGCATCTGCGATATGTCGCCGCCCATGAAGCGGTGGTCGATGTCCTGCGCGCCTCGAAGCTGTCCCACGCCGTCATCAGGCCCGTCGGGTTTTTCTCGGCCTTCGCGACGTTGCTGGATTTTGCGCGCAAGGGGTCGGTGCCGTTGATCGGGGACGGCTCGGCGCGCACGAACCCGATCCACGAGGCGGACCTGGCGCGCGTCTGCGTAGATGCCGTCGAAGAGGCCGGAGTCGGCGAGGCGGCCGTCGGCGGGCCAGAGGTGTTGTCCAGGCGCCAGATCGCGGAGTTCGCGTTGGCGGCCCTCGGCGCGCCGCAGAAGATCCGCGTCGTCCCCTCCCTCGCGGCGAAGCTGGTCGGCGCGGTCATCCGGCCCATAAACCCGCGGGTGGCGGACCTGACGGCCTTCTACGCACGCGTCTCCAATGAGGACCTGATCGCGCCGCGTTACGGCACCCGCAGGATCGCCGAGTACTTCGAGCAACTGGTCGCGGCCTGA
- a CDS encoding GNAT family N-acetyltransferase, whose amino-acid sequence MTSVSASPRRLKFEPLTAELLPDLERLFGERGACGGCWCMYYRLMRPEYEASKGEGNRLKLRALVEEGAPTGVLAYAEGEPVGWCSVAPREQFVRLARTRTMKSLDGRPSWVILCLFVAPHARGLGVSKRLLAAAARHALDRGAALVEAYPIIPTKPNVPPVFAFNGLLSAYLAAGFEEVGRPSETRAYVRYEGGG is encoded by the coding sequence ATGACGAGCGTATCCGCGAGTCCCCGACGCCTCAAGTTCGAGCCGCTCACGGCAGAGCTGCTCCCAGACCTGGAGCGGCTGTTCGGCGAACGCGGGGCGTGCGGCGGCTGCTGGTGCATGTACTACCGCCTGATGAGGCCCGAGTACGAGGCGAGCAAGGGCGAAGGGAACCGGCTGAAGCTGAGGGCGCTCGTGGAAGAGGGGGCTCCCACGGGGGTCCTGGCGTACGCGGAGGGGGAGCCGGTCGGCTGGTGTTCGGTGGCGCCGCGGGAGCAGTTCGTCCGCCTGGCCCGGACACGCACCATGAAGTCGCTGGACGGGCGCCCGAGTTGGGTAATCCTGTGCCTGTTCGTCGCGCCCCACGCGCGCGGTCTGGGGGTGTCGAAGCGCCTGCTGGCCGCCGCCGCGCGGCACGCGCTGGACCGGGGCGCTGCTCTCGTGGAGGCCTACCCCATCATCCCGACCAAGCCGAACGTGCCTCCGGTGTTCGCCTTCAACGGCCTGCTGTCGGCCTATCTGGCCGCGGGTTTCGAGGAAGTCGGCCGGCCCTCGGAGACGCGCGCCTACGTGCGCTACGAGGGCGGCGGCTGA